From one Raphanus sativus cultivar WK10039 unplaced genomic scaffold, ASM80110v3 Scaffold3811, whole genome shotgun sequence genomic stretch:
- the LOC108855504 gene encoding SNF1-related protein kinase regulatory subunit beta-2 yields MGNVNAREEEANSNHHQNDDNAATEISSHHHQASDFAAPMGGHQSPPHSPRATQSPLMFAPQVPVIPLQRPDEIHIPNPSWMQQSPPYEEAPNEQGIPTMITWCHGGKDISVEGSWDNWKSRSRLQRSGKDFTIMKVLPSGVYEYRFIVDGQWMHAPELPFARDDAGNTFNLLDLQDYVPEDIQSISGFEPPQSPEASYSSLLLGAEDYSKEPPLVPPHLQMTLLNLPPGNNPDGPSPPLPRPQHVILNHLYMQKGKSGPSVVALGSTNRFLAKYVTVVLYKSLQR; encoded by the exons atGGGAAACGTGAACgcgagagaagaagaagccaatAGTAACCACCACCAGAACGACGACAACGCTGCAACTGAGATTAGCTCTCACCATCATCAAGCTTCCGACTTTGCAGCACCTATGGGTGGTCATCAATCTCCTCCTCACAGCCCTCGCGCCACTCAGTCTCCTCTCATGTTCGCTCCTCag gtaCCGGTGATTCCTCTGCAAAGACCAGACGAAATCCACATCCCTAACCCTTCGTGGATGCAGCAATCGCCTCCTTACGAAGAGGCTCCAAACGAGCAAGGGATCCCCACTATGATCACTTGGTGCCACGGCGGCAAAGACATCTCTGTTGAAGGATCTTGGGATAATTGGAAGTCAAG AAGTCGGCTGCAGAGATCTGGTAAAGACTTTACTATAATGAAAGTACTCCCTTCAGGTGTCTATGAGTACAGGTTCATCGTCGATGGTCAGTGGATGCACGCCCCTGAGCTCCCTTTTGCTCGTGATGACGCTGGCAACACTTTCAACCTCTTGGACCTCCAG GACTATGTTCCTGAAGACATTCAAAGCATATCAGGGTTCGAGCCTCCGCAATCTCCAGAGGCTAGTTACAGCAGCTTGCTTCTGGGAGCTGAGGACTACTCCAAAGAACCGCCTCTCGTTCCGCCTCACTTGCAGATGACTCTGCTCAACCTCCCGCCAGGCAACAACCCTGACGGTCCCTCGCCGCCGCTGCCGAGACCTCAGCATGTCATTCTCAATCATCTCTACATGCAGAAGGGCAAGAGCGGTCCTTCTGTGGTTGCCCTTGGTTCCACTAACCGCTTTTTGGCCAAGTATGTAACTGTGGTGCTCTACAAGTCCCTCCAGAGGTGA